The genomic DNA GCGTTCGACCATATCAGCTCTCCAGCAATCAGAAAGAAGCAGTAGGAACCGTTAAGCGGCACACCTCCAGCCGCGTCGAACGACACTGTAGCGGGAGCGTGCCGCAAGATAAAGACACTTGGCGCCAATGGCCGTGTTCCGGTCGCGATTGTCGCCCACGCGGCGACGCTCTAGCCACTGTTACGGCGTTTATCCGCACGAGCGCGGCCGGTAGAGTCTGTTCCATCGCAAACGCAATGCGACCCAGCCATCGACTCGAAAGGATACGCAAATGAAACTCTACATCGCTCAGGCAACCTGCTCGCTCGCGGTACAAGCCGTCTTCAACGAACTGGGCCTCGAACCCGAGCTGATTCACTACGACGTGTTCGGCAAGAGCACGACGGACAACGGCAGCTTCGTCGACGTCAACGAACTCGGTTATGTGCCGGTCCTCGTACTCGACGAAGGGCAAGCGGGCGCGCGTGCCGATGAAAAGCTAACCGAAACGATCGTCATCTCGTCGTACCTCGCCGACCAGCATCCGGAGTCCGGCCTGATTCCGGTGCACGGCACGATCGAACGCGTGCGGATGGACCAGTTGCTGACCTTTGTCGCGACCGAGATTGCGCAGAAGCATATCCCGCTAATGCGCAAACTGCTGACCGAAGAAGGCACCGCGTGGACGCGCGCGAAGCTCGTCAATGCCTACGCAAGACTCGATGCGCAACTCGCGGACGGCCGCACGTATCTGACCGGCGAGCGGTTCACCGTTGCCGACGCCTATGTGTGGGCAACGATGTGGCACGAGCGCTCGGGCGCGCAGATCGGTCACCTGCAGCACCTGATGGCGTATATCGCGCGTATCGAAGCGCGGGCGTCGGTAAAAAAGGCGCTGAAAGACGAGGCTGAACTGGTCGCGCGGCATAAGCAGCTTCTGGCCGCTTAAGCGCGGGGCGCGAGGCCGGCTCGCTTACAAGGCGTGCCGGTTCAGGCAAGCGTTGCCTTCGTTTCTGCGGTCTGACCTGCAGTTCGCCTATCATCGGTGACAATCGGTGACAAAGCGCGGCGAGATCGCCGCGCAAGCGGTCCGCAAGCAATCGAATGCCGCACGATATCAGGAGGCAACCTTGCCGCAATCGAAAATTCAGGCCGTCTACATGCGCGGCGGCACAAGCAAAGGCGTATTCTTCCGTCCCGACTGGCTGCCCACCGACGCTGCCCAACGCGACCGCATCCTGCTGCGCGTGATCGGCAGCCCCGACCCTTACGGACAGCATATCGACGGCATGGGCGGCGCGACATCGAGCACGAGCAAGGTGGTGATCGTCGGCCCCTCGTCACGCGCGGACTGCGATGTCGACTACCGCTTCGGACAAGTGGCGATCGACAAGCCGATCGTCGACTGGTCCGGCAACTGCGGCAATCTCACTTCGGCAGTCGGCCCGTTCGCGATCGCGCAAGGGCTCGTCGACGCTCCGCGCGACGGCATGGCGATCGTGCGCATCTGGCAGGCGAACATCAACGCCAAAATCATCGCGCATGTGCCGATGCGCAACGGTGAAGTGGTCGAGGAAGGCGATTTCGAACTCGATGGCGTAACGTTCCCCGCGGCCGAAATCAGGATCGAATTTCTCGATCCGACAGGCGATGCGGATCCGGACGCGCCGGACACCGGCATGTTCCCCACCGGCAACGCGCTCGACACGCTCGACGTGCCCGGCGTCGGCGCGCTCGAAATGACGATGATCAACGCGGGCAATCCCGCGATTTTTATCGATGCGGCAGCGCTAGACCTCACCGGCACCGAATTGCAACGCGATGTGAACGGCAACGCGGCGCTGCTCGAAAAAGCCGAAACGATCCGCGCGCACGCCGCCGTGCGCATGGGCCTCGCGCGCACGACCGAAGAAGCAACGACGCAGCGCCCGCACACGCCGAAACTGGCCTTCGTGTCGCCGCCCGCCAGTTACGTCGCGTCGAGCGGTAAACGCGTCGACGCCGCCACGCTCGACCTCAACGCGCGCATTTTCTCGATGGGCAAGCTGCACCACGCGATGACCGGCACCGGCGCAATCGCAATCGCCGTCGCGGCCGCGATTCCTGGCACGATTGTCAATCGTCTTGCGCCGGATGCGGCTGGCAGCGTGCGCTTCGGCCACGCATCAGGCAGCCTCGCGGTGGGCGCTGAGGCCGTGCAGAACGACGGCAGCTGGACCGTCACGAAAGTGGTGATGAGCCGTAGCGCGCGGCGGCTGATGGAAGGCTTCGTGTTCGTACCCGAAGCCGCGCTTTGACAGGCGCGCTCGCGCTATAACTAGCGGCGGCGTCTGAACGCGATCGTCACCGCGCTTTGCTGCGGCCCGCAGCGCGGCGTATTCGGCGACGACGGGTCGGAATCGATATCGGCACCGGTATCGGTGCGCGCCGCTGCCGCATCGGGCTCGCCGGCATCGTGCCGCGATTTTCCATACGTCGGCGCCGCTTCGAGCGTGCGGAACGTTTCCCATGCGACGCCTTGCGGGTCGACCGTCCACGATTTATCGGAGACCGCATAGCAGCATGGCGCCGCCGTTTCTTCTTCGGCAGCGATTTCCGCGAGCGCGAAGCGGTTACGCATTTCGGTCAGTTCTTCTTCGGTTTCGACCTGAATGCCGAAATGATCGATCCCCGAGCGCGCAAGACGCTGCGAGATCGCAAAGTTCACCGCGGGGTCCGATAATTCCCACTTGCAATAGTCGTGCTTGCGCACGGTCGGCTCGATGCCGCCGAACATCGCGCTGTAAAAGCGGATGCTCTCCGTCAAATTTTCGACTGAAACGTGAATGTGCATACGCTTCATATTGCAGCTCCACACCAGTTCAAGGCTTCTTCGCGGATGCCAGTACACAAGGCAACGGCACGCGAATGTCATCGCCGTTTCGATACGGCGCGCAGTCTTCTAAAACGGACTTTTCGATCGATGCGCGCGCTTCAGGCGTCTGCAATTTCAGCAGCGAGCCCATCCGCACCCCACCGTGCAACATCATGTGAAAGGCCGTCTCGGGCGCGCGCGTGTGTAGTGTCTGACTCACTTCGACCACGCGAGGTTCGATAAAGCCAATTGCTCGTAGCGTGCGTTCGCATTCGCTCCAGTCGCTAAAGCGCGCGAACGGCGGCCCCGGCGGCAGCGGCACGTCCAGACGTCCGTACGTCTCGACAGCCTTTAACACAAAGCCGAAACCGAGCGCGCGATCCGGCGTCGACCAGACGGTAAACGCGATTCTGCCGCCGCTTTTCAACACGCGAAACGCTTCGGCGAGCGCCTTGTCCGGATCGGCGAAATGCAACAGGCCGAAGCTGATGCCGACCGCGTCGAAGCTCGCATCGTCGAACGGCAACGCATCCGCGCTGCCACGCTGAAATTCGACATCGGGATACTCGCGCGTCGCTTCGTCGACCATGGCCTGCGCGAAATCGACACCGATCGCATGCGCGCCGCGGCGTGCCGCCGCTGCCGCGACATAGCCGGGCCCGGTCGCGACATCGAGAAAACGCGTACCTGCGCGAACCTCAAGCGCGTCGAGCAAGGCGCCGTTCGATTGCTTCGTCACTTCACCGAAACGCGGCTTATAGGCTTCGGCGAGTTGCTCCCAGCCGTCGCGTTCGAATGCGGTGAAGGCGTCCTGTTCCATACGGTGTGTCCTGTTTAGCGGTTACGAACTGTCAAATGCATGTCAAGCGCGAGTGAAGCGGGGGTGTCGCCCGCAGCGCGCCTGATCGCATACGTTGCTGTCAACCATGATATGTGATCGTAAGGGCACGCGCGATAGGCGTCCACCCCACGTACAAACGCGGGGGTTCAGGACTATTAACATTGGGAAAAATCAATCCGCGTCTCGGACGCGAAGACGGATCAGTCTCGGCGAACATGCACGTCGACTGCGTGCTTCACTCGCCCATGCGTATATTCCGGTTACCTGCGAGGAGCAGGCGAAGCCGGAAAGTGGTGCTGCCTGGCAGTTCGTGACGCCAAGCTTGCACCGCGTGCGTAAAAAGCCTTCAAACGTGCTGCACGGTGAATTCGTTGAGCACCTGACACAACGATTCGACGGCCTCTTCGGTGACCGCGTTATACAGCGATGCACGCAACCCGCCTACCGAACGATGACCTTCGAGCCCGACGATACTCTGATCCCGCGCTGCGGCAATAAAGGCCTGATCGAGCCGCTTGTCGCCGAACGTGAACGATACGTTCATCTGCGAGCGCCAGCGCGGGTCGGCATGAATCGTGACTGCATCGCCGAGCGCGTCGAGCGTCGCATACAGGCGCTTCGACTTCGCTTCGTTGATACGCTGCATGGCCTGCAAGCCGCCGATGTCGAAGCGCAGCCACCGTGTCACCAGCATCAACACGTAAATCGCGAAGACCGGCGGCGTGTTGTAGTTCGAATTGTGCAGAACGTGAGTGCGGAAATCGAGAATGGCGGGCAAGCCGTCGGGAATGCGGTCGAGCAAAGTGCGCCTGATCACCGCAACCGTGACGCCGGCCGGCCCGAGGTTTTTCTGCGCGTGCGCGTAAATCATCGAGTACGCGTCGCTGCGAAACGGCTTCGACAGGAAGTCCGACGACATGTCCGCGATCAGCGGCGCCGCGATATCGCCGGCTTCGCACGGATCGAACTGCAAGCCTTCGACAGTCTCGTTCGACACGTAGTGCAGATAGGCGGCCGACGGCGCGACGTCCAGCGTGCGCAACTCAGGCAATTGTTTGTAACCGGTCGCCTTGCCATCCCACACGATGTTGCGCCTGGTCACCTTCGCGGCTTCGGCGGTCGCTTTCGCGCTCCAGTAGCCGGAGGTCACATACTCGGGCGCCGCAGCCGCGCGCGCGGCGAAGTTCATCGGGATCGTCGCGAACAGCAGGCTGCTGCCGCCTTGCAAAAACGTAATCGCATAGTCGCTCGACAGGCCGAGCAGATGCCGCAGATTCATCTCAGCCTCTTCAAGCACCGAGCGGAACCATTCGGACCGATGGCTCATGCCGAGTACCGACATGCCCGTATCCGGAAGCGCGACGATCGCATCGCGCGTTTGTGCGAGCACGGTTTCGGGCAGCGCGCCGGGGCCGCCGGAGAAATTCAGAGCGTTAAATTTCATGTTCGATCCTGCGGATGCGCGGCACGTGCGAACGGATGAGCGCTTGATCGTTGAGTTGAGTTGATTTGCGGTCGAGACCATGATCGACGCAATGCGCGATGATGGACGGTAGCCACAATACCAACGGCCGCTCTTTAGCAAATGCGGGAACAAAGGGCCGATTTCCCGCTTGTTCGGTCGAGCCTGCAGGATGCGTACGCCATAAGGTGATGCACGCTGCAAGGCTTGCCTGCACGGTTTATTACAACCGGCTTATCAATGAAATACAGTCAAGCACGCAAACAGGCAGCCTCGCCGTAATCGCTGTTTCAACCGTATTCCGAAGGATCGATATGGCGCATTCCGCGCAACCCGCCGACGGTGAAGATGGACGCACCACCGAACCATCGGCGCGCAAGGATTCAGGCATCGAGAAAACGATCGCGATACTCAGCGCCGCGCT from Paraburkholderia edwinii includes the following:
- the prpF gene encoding 2-methylaconitate cis-trans isomerase PrpF yields the protein MRGGTSKGVFFRPDWLPTDAAQRDRILLRVIGSPDPYGQHIDGMGGATSSTSKVVIVGPSSRADCDVDYRFGQVAIDKPIVDWSGNCGNLTSAVGPFAIAQGLVDAPRDGMAIVRIWQANINAKIIAHVPMRNGEVVEEGDFELDGVTFPAAEIRIEFLDPTGDADPDAPDTGMFPTGNALDTLDVPGVGALEMTMINAGNPAIFIDAAALDLTGTELQRDVNGNAALLEKAETIRAHAAVRMGLARTTEEATTQRPHTPKLAFVSPPASYVASSGKRVDAATLDLNARIFSMGKLHHAMTGTGAIAIAVAAAIPGTIVNRLAPDAAGSVRFGHASGSLAVGAEAVQNDGSWTVTKVVMSRSARRLMEGFVFVPEAAL
- a CDS encoding class I SAM-dependent methyltransferase, giving the protein MEQDAFTAFERDGWEQLAEAYKPRFGEVTKQSNGALLDALEVRAGTRFLDVATGPGYVAAAAARRGAHAIGVDFAQAMVDEATREYPDVEFQRGSADALPFDDASFDAVGISFGLLHFADPDKALAEAFRVLKSGGRIAFTVWSTPDRALGFGFVLKAVETYGRLDVPLPPGPPFARFSDWSECERTLRAIGFIEPRVVEVSQTLHTRAPETAFHMMLHGGVRMGSLLKLQTPEARASIEKSVLEDCAPYRNGDDIRVPLPCVLASAKKP
- the serC gene encoding 3-phosphoserine/phosphohydroxythreonine transaminase; protein product: MKFNALNFSGGPGALPETVLAQTRDAIVALPDTGMSVLGMSHRSEWFRSVLEEAEMNLRHLLGLSSDYAITFLQGGSSLLFATIPMNFAARAAAAPEYVTSGYWSAKATAEAAKVTRRNIVWDGKATGYKQLPELRTLDVAPSAAYLHYVSNETVEGLQFDPCEAGDIAAPLIADMSSDFLSKPFRSDAYSMIYAHAQKNLGPAGVTVAVIRRTLLDRIPDGLPAILDFRTHVLHNSNYNTPPVFAIYVLMLVTRWLRFDIGGLQAMQRINEAKSKRLYATLDALGDAVTIHADPRWRSQMNVSFTFGDKRLDQAFIAAARDQSIVGLEGHRSVGGLRASLYNAVTEEAVESLCQVLNEFTVQHV
- a CDS encoding glutathione S-transferase family protein — protein: MKLYIAQATCSLAVQAVFNELGLEPELIHYDVFGKSTTDNGSFVDVNELGYVPVLVLDEGQAGARADEKLTETIVISSYLADQHPESGLIPVHGTIERVRMDQLLTFVATEIAQKHIPLMRKLLTEEGTAWTRAKLVNAYARLDAQLADGRTYLTGERFTVADAYVWATMWHERSGAQIGHLQHLMAYIARIEARASVKKALKDEAELVARHKQLLAA
- a CDS encoding ArsI/CadI family heavy metal resistance metalloenzyme, whose product is MKRMHIHVSVENLTESIRFYSAMFGGIEPTVRKHDYCKWELSDPAVNFAISQRLARSGIDHFGIQVETEEELTEMRNRFALAEIAAEEETAAPCCYAVSDKSWTVDPQGVAWETFRTLEAAPTYGKSRHDAGEPDAAAARTDTGADIDSDPSSPNTPRCGPQQSAVTIAFRRRR